A region from the Ignavibacteria bacterium genome encodes:
- the rsfS gene encoding ribosome silencing factor has product MCFLKKASDVALLDIRKVSDVTDFFILCSGDSDIQVRAIANAIMETAKKDGLYPWHNEGMDVADWVIIDFVDVVVHIFQKSTRTYYNLEKLWGDAKIEYIEEKIAKPKLPATKAKKKSVEK; this is encoded by the coding sequence ATGTGTTTTCTCAAAAAGGCATCGGATGTTGCGTTGCTTGATATTCGCAAAGTTTCTGATGTAACGGATTTTTTCATTCTCTGTTCCGGCGATTCGGATATTCAAGTGCGTGCTATTGCAAATGCTATAATGGAAACGGCGAAGAAAGATGGGTTGTATCCTTGGCATAACGAAGGAATGGACGTTGCCGATTGGGTGATTATTGATTTTGTTGATGTTGTCGTACACATATTTCAAAAATCCACACGCACATATTACAATTTGGAAAAATTATGGGGTGATGCAAAAATAGAATACATCGAAGAAAAAATTGCAAAACCAAAATTGCCGGCAACAAAAGCGAAAAAGAAATCCGTAGAGAAATGA
- a CDS encoding LytR family transcriptional regulator, with product MADFSPQEQRTLFEPSDSSSTTNDTLVLKRKFQWQYIALNSLIVIFFLLLFVLLYGILSLFFTSKELAEQKILSLPNAVQVDILNASGVSGIGMKLTKQLRNIGVDVIDVGNFSTETNESFIIDRVGNKRNAATFANIVGIDSNKIVQQISREYIVNISLVLGKDYQRFFTNNLEEKR from the coding sequence ATGGCTGATTTCTCGCCGCAAGAACAACGAACGTTATTCGAGCCATCAGATTCGTCTTCGACGACAAACGATACTCTTGTTCTGAAAAGAAAATTTCAATGGCAATACATCGCGCTCAATTCGTTGATTGTAATTTTTTTCTTGCTATTGTTTGTGTTACTGTATGGAATTCTTTCTCTGTTTTTTACTTCGAAGGAACTTGCCGAACAAAAAATTCTATCATTGCCTAATGCGGTGCAAGTGGATATACTTAATGCGAGTGGTGTTTCGGGAATCGGTATGAAACTCACGAAACAGTTACGCAATATTGGCGTGGATGTGATTGATGTCGGAAATTTTTCAACAGAAACAAACGAAAGTTTTATTATAGACAGAGTGGGAAATAAACGCAACGCAGCAACGTTTGCGAACATTGTTGGCATTGATTCAAATAAAATTGTACAACAAATTTCTCGCGAGTATATCGTGAATATCTCACTCGTTCTCGGAAAAGATTATCAACGATTTTTTACAAACAATTTAGAAGAAAAGAGATAG
- a CDS encoding type II toxin-antitoxin system prevent-host-death family antitoxin, translated as MIELHPQIISKEGKNEFVVLPYQEFKKLQETLEDIEDLRDLRLAKQQEGFASTTTLEEVKRKFGL; from the coding sequence ATGATTGAACTCCATCCCCAAATAATTAGCAAAGAAGGGAAAAATGAATTTGTTGTTCTCCCTTACCAAGAATTTAAGAAATTGCAAGAAACTTTAGAAGATATTGAAGACCTTCGCGATTTACGATTAGCAAAACAGCAAGAGGGATTTGCTTCAACAACTACACTTGAAGAAGTAAAAAGGAAGTTTGGATTATAA